The following nucleotide sequence is from Aspergillus luchuensis IFO 4308 DNA, chromosome 1, nearly complete sequence.
GGGGTCAATGTTCCAGGCAACGCTCTCTCGGGAGGTAGGGTAGACTTTCTGCACGCAGTCCTGGTTGGATTCAGTAGTTGACGAAGCTAGGGTTCGATCTGGCGGCGACCTTCCCCAGGTACATTAACATCCGTCGGGGTGCGTACCTGACGGCATTGGTCTCCATTGCAGCCAATCCATGGAGATTGGTCAATACAGCCACGGTGTTTATCACGGTCCTTAGCAGCTACTCGGTGTTCATGGCACCGATGATCGGGCTGATGATCGCGTCGTACCTGTGCGTCCACCAGCGTAAAATCAAAGTCCCGGACCTGTTTGTGGGAGATGCACGGAGCATCTACTGGTATACATACGGGGTAAATTGGCGCGCCATCATCGCGGTAAGTCCCTCTTCCGCCTCCAAAGGCTCGCTTTGCCGTTTGGTGGGCTGACACAGGGGCCAGTGGATCTGTGGGACAGTCCCCTCGCTTCCCGGTTTCATAGCCTACGTCAATACAACCATCCATGTTCCGGCCGGGCTGATGCATCTGTATTACATCTGCTTCCTCAGCGGTGCGTTGATCGCTGGCGCCGTGTTTGCGGCGCTGCATTATGTCTTTCCCGACCGACGGGTGCGATCGTTTCTCGCATCGGCCCCTACTGCTCGAATTCTGATCGAGGAATACCGGGACCAGCAGATTACGGTCGAAGCAGTGATTCATGTGAGGTCTCCGAAGCTCTCGGATAATGAGGGAGAAACTGCCATCAATGAGCGTGTTTGAATTTTTGGCGACGTGGACGGGCAGCGAGCTGTTATTGGTGCGTTCCAGTCAATGCAATGGATAAGTACACATTGTCAGATGGCTGAATGGATGGCAGTTTGGTAGACTAAAACTCGAGAATAGATGCATCCATATGAACACTTTTGGGAGAGCCCATCAGAGATGCTTTCACCTTTCTTGCCCTAGTGACAtgggtatatatatatcaggtGGGTACTAGGTGGTACTTCGGGGTGACTTGTAGCCATGCCAGCATCATTGTAAGATCGGGCTAGTAAGGTAGTACTGGAGTATCGAACTGGCTGCTACGAACATATTCTCTCTCATGAGCACTCTAGTTACTCAAGGTGCCACAGCATTGATTCCCTTGATGTGGTGGAAGCGACTTGCCGGTGATAAAGCGAGTCCGATCGCCGCCTGTCTCCACTGCGGCTGGAAATATCTTCATCCCGATGCGGCAATGGTCCAACACCCCCCCCCTGAGATAATACAGGGTCTGGTCCAGACCTGAGATGTGGGTtgcagataataatattccgTATCAACAACAGCTGCTAAATAGTCTAGCTATCTCGATAAAATTACATTGTGCGCCAGTCGACCAATCCGAAACCGCAGCTTGACCGGAAATCCTTACCGGGCTCGGTTTAACGCCGAGGATGACGCGTTCGGAAATCGATCGACAGGCGAAAATTGAAGCCGTCGAAAAACCTCTTCAGGACCGTGGGGGAACGCCCTGAACCTCTTTGAACCTGTTCTCGAGATCTCTTTTCTGGATACCATAGATCCAAGATCAGTCAAAATGAAGGAGGATGGTATTCGAGCTAGCAGTGAGGGTAAAGAGCCCGAGCATTCCCCGCCGGGGGTCGTGCTGGTGCCTCGACCCAGTTCCCATCCCCAGGACCCGCTCGTAAGCATCTGGCCCCAAGAACACCTCTGGCCCCGGAATGTCTGCTGATAGCTTGAAGAATTGGCCATATCGTCGGAAACAACTTATTCTGGCTACTCTGTGCCTGGCCTCTTTTTCGGGGGCTATCGCTCCCCTATCTGGCCAGCTGAACCTGGCCCAACAGGCCAAGATCTATGGCAAAACAAGGGTCCAAGAGTCCTATGCTGTATGCCGACCAACTTTTGTCCTCAATCTGCTCCAATGCATGTCCTGACAAGCTGTATAGAACTCCGCCGCATTGGCGGGCATGGCCTTcgggcccttcttctttgcccCTGTCGCCCATCGACTGGGTCGCAGCTCCGTTATCTTCTGGTGCATTCTGTGTGCCCTCGTCTGTCAGATCTGGGCGGCCGTCATGACCCGTTCGGATGATTATATCCCCTACATCATCTCGCGACTTTTTGCTGGCTTTTTCGGCGCCGTTCCCACCGTTCTTGGCCCGCGTGTCATCACCGACCTGCTGTTTCTGCATCAGCGCGGTCGCGCCTTCATGGCCCTGCATATGGCCTTCCTGTTTGGCACCATCGCCGGCCCGACCTTCTCGGCCTTCATCTCGGCTAATGCTTTCTTCCCTGTCGAGTTCTGGTGGACTGTTGGCTTATTGGGTGCCACAGCCATCCTCatattcctcttcctcgaggaGACAGGATATGACCGTGAGAACCCTGATCGGAACCCTGCCATCCCGACCAACTGGTTGGCCAACCGCTGGGCGACCTTCTTTTTCGGCCAGCGTTTGGTGCAGCCCACCACCTGGTCCGTTACCGTGAGTGACCACCCTCTGAAGAACTAGCTATCGGCCCTGTGATACTGACCATTGTTTTAGATGAAAATTGCCGTGGCGCCCATTCTGATCGGTATTTGTCCGGTCACAGTCATCATGGGTACCTTCACTCTCATTTCCTTCGGCTTCTACGTCGGCATGAATGCACTGGTGCCTGTGTGGCTGCAGCGTACGCCAGAGGAAGGTGGTTacggcttctccttgaagCAGAACGCCGCTTTCACCTTCTGCCACTGgatcggcatcctcgtcgtccagATTGTGGGCCACTACTACAATGACCGACTACCCCTGGCGTTGGCCCGACGCTTCAACCACGGCGCCTGGAAGCCTGAGTACCGCCTGCAGGTGCTCTGGATTCCCAGTCTCATCCTTAACCCCATAGGTCTCGGCCTGTTCGGCGCCACTCTGCAGTATCACCTGCATTACATGGTACTGGCACTGGCGGTGT
It contains:
- a CDS encoding uncharacterized protein (COG:G;~EggNog:ENOG410QDX4;~InterPro:IPR020846,IPR011701,IPR036259;~PFAM:PF07690;~TransMembrane:12 (i45-64o84-105i112-130o136-156i177-199o205-223i274-297o324-344i365-387o393-421i433-450o462-482i);~go_function: GO:0022857 - transmembrane transporter activity [Evidence IEA];~go_process: GO:0055085 - transmembrane transport [Evidence IEA]) yields the protein MKEDGIRASSEGKEPEHSPPGVVLVPRPSSHPQDPLNWPYRRKQLILATLCLASFSGAIAPLSGQLNLAQQAKIYGKTRVQESYANSAALAGMAFGPFFFAPVAHRLGRSSVIFWCILCALVCQIWAAVMTRSDDYIPYIISRLFAGFFGAVPTVLGPRVITDLLFLHQRGRAFMALHMAFLFGTIAGPTFSAFISANAFFPVEFWWTVGLLGATAILIFLFLEETGYDRENPDRNPAIPTNWLANRWATFFFGQRLVQPTTWSVTMKIAVAPILIGICPVTVIMGTFTLISFGFYVGMNALVPVWLQRTPEEGGYGFSLKQNAAFTFCHWIGILVVQIVGHYYNDRLPLALARRFNHGAWKPEYRLQVLWIPSLILNPIGLGLFGATLQYHLHYMVLALAVFIVTIGSLASVPVTVNYVVECFTRYPAEAGIVIGAYRIVYGLTISFYIDPWVAAVDVGWVYGMMAFFAIFSFLFVMLLMWKGHAIREWQLASVASSEEGVQVEDGISEKGTVEHDGEKMKV